The following DNA comes from Spirulina major PCC 6313.
CTGCATTTTGATCTGTACGGGTGCGAGCTGCGATCGCGCTTGGGAGAAGGCTTCCTTCACCTTGAACCGTAATGGTGTCATCCACTTCAACAATTAAGCTACCACCTGCACCATTACCAGCCGTTCCTGCCGTCAAATTACCTCCATTGCTAAGGAATAAGGTAGCTGCTTTAACCGTGAGTTGACCGCCTTGTCCTACTGCACCAACATTCACCTGTGTTGAAATGCCACTTTGAACAACATCACCACCATCTACGCCTTCGCCAATAACCCGGATCGAATCAGAAGCTGTGATATCCACATTACCGCCTAAACCTGTCCCAAATACACCCGCAGAAATCTGTGAGCCGCCTAAAACTTGAAGCTGGCCGGTATTAATTTCGACACTTCCGCCTGAACCTGTTGCGCCGGCATCGATTTGTGAGGTAATACGGCTCACATCATCCAAGTTAATTTGGTTGGCATTGAGGCGAACCGTACCTGCATCACCCGAAAGGAATGCTGTCGTGGCAATTTCACTACGATTACTGAGGGTAATGTGATCAGCGATCGCTTCCACTCTGCCAGCATTTCCTGCACCCAGGGAATCTGAGACGATTCGACCATCATCAAGACTAAGTCGTTTCGTATTGATAAAAGCATTTCCAGCTTGACCTGAACTAAAAAAAGTACTTGCTGATATTGTTCCACCAGATTGAATTGTAGTTGAGTCACTGATATTGAGATCAACATTGCCAGCAGTCCCTACATCTGTTGTTTCCGCAGCGATAATACCGTCATCAAACAGGGTCAATCTAGTTCCGTTAACCGTAATATCCCCTCCCTGATTACCGTTATCAACTTTTGCGTAGAGGCCACTCGGCCCCATGAAGGTCACACCAGTACCACTAATGTCTAGTGTGTCAGTGTTAACCGTGATATCACCAGGGCTATCCCCAAAGAAGAATGTACCAGTCAGTACTTGCGCCCCATTTTGAATAGTGACTTGAGGAGCTGAAAGTAGGATGTCACCACTACTCCCCGTTGCTGCTGCACTAAAACCACTTTTAGTCGCGATTAATGTAGGACGTAAATTACTAAACCCAGTGAGTTGAATGCGTTCTAAACCTGTGACAGTAATATCTTGTCCTGCACCAGCACCTTGAGTGATTGACAAAATCACAGAGCCATCTTCTAGGTTCACTTGTCGTCCCTGGACATTAATTGCGCCACCAGCCATGCTACTTGCATCAATCGATGCTCGACCCGTTAACTCAACATCTAGAAAATTTTGCACTCCTGAGTAGTCAAATGCCAGATCAGAAGATAAATTGACTGTTGCCCCTTCTGCTACACTGCCAATTTCAATTCGGCCTTGATCTGTACGGACATTGCCACCTTGGAACTGAATTCCACCCCCGATAAGCGCCACTGTTTGATTGGGAGAAGACTGAATTCCGGTGCTGGTTGCAGAATCTAGTTCATCATGGAGCGAACCGGTGAGCGTGTGCCCCGTACCCTCAATCCGGATCTGACCGGGTGAACCCGTGAAACGCAGAGCTGTAGGAGCCTGGACAGATAATGTCCCACCCAGACTTGTATCTGATGCATCAAAAATACCATCTGGAAACTGCACCTGAGTTGCTGTGCTCCCAACAAAAGAAACATCTGTTGCCAATTGGGCATTTTGCCCCAAGTGAATACCTGCGGGATTGATCAGAAAAATTTGCACAGGGGTACTGTTAGCTGAGATGGTGCTGTTGATCCATGAAGTTGAACCATTGATCACACGCCCAAAAATTCGTTTGACAGTACCTGTGTTGTTGAAGCGAACGGGTGTGTTGCCAGGGCTAAACTCAGTAAAGCTGTGGAAGAGATTTTCCTGACCTGAGGGATGATCCCCACCATCAATTGTGATGGTCGTACCAGGAGTAACAATTGTGCTAGAGCCTGGAAATTTATTGATCTGGGCATTACTAGGAATAGCAAAAGAGGCGAAGAGGATTACTGCTCCGCTCCAAGAGGACAATGTTCTGTTCATCAAATCAACTGCTAGAGGGCTAGTGTAGGGTCACTCATGAGGAGGGATTACAGGAACGACGCTTAAACAAGCGAGTCAGTGCTAGTAGTCCAATGATGAGAAGTGGTAGAACTTGTGATGGTTCAGGTATTTCTACTTGCTCACATCCAGAAACACATTCGACGGAAGTATCCAGCATTTGATGCAGAGTGTATCGATTAAATTGATCTCTCAGTGCAATTTCAACATTGTATTCGTCTGTGGCAATTTCTTGGTAAGTTTGGGTGTCTGAGGTTGGGTTGGGGCTAGTTGAAATTCGTTGGGGTGCTAGTTCACCGTTAAATGGATTAGATTGCCAGTCAAAGTCAAAGAATGGATCATCGATAATCTCTGGCAAGATCATCCAGTAGGTTTCTGTTGAGTTGTTTACAGTGCGGGTGAAGCGGGCGAAGTTTAATACATCAACGCCAGTTACGGTGTCGGTGCTTTCTGTCGGTATACCGAGTTCGCCAAAGACACTGTAAGTACTGCTCTGGGGGATATCAAGCTGTCGCCACCAAAGGTTGGGAGCCTGAATAGTGTAGTCCGGATCATCTTTTTTGATGTAAGTCGCGTCACCACTGACGGTATTTTTTAGGTCAAAGCGGAATCCGAGCAGGGGTTGGTAGTCGAACATTTCGACGTTCCAAGTTACATCTGGCATTTTGGGGTGTGCTCCGTGATGAATATCAGCAGGTTGATCAAGGTGAGGGGCAAGTAAGGCGGGCAACAAGAACCGCTTATAACCCCTATGGTGATGCGGTAAATTGTTATGCAGTCACCCGGTGATGAAATTGAGCAGACAGCGTCTGCCATTTTGAGATTGTGAAGAATTTAACCGTATTGAATGTGATCTACCTCCCAGCCGTTGGCATCGTTGGTTGAAATTTTTACGGAGGCGATGCCTTTGTTGTTGGAGATGCCGAGGAATTCGTCGGCGGCGTTGGTGAAGGTTTGGGCATCGCTCTGACCGAGGCTCACGCCTTGGCGATCAAAGGCTTCAATGGTGGCGGTGCTGCTGGGGTCGATGTCGGTGATCACGAGGCCGACATGGGTAAAGTCTTGGGCAAACTCAAGAGTGAGGTCGGTGCTATTCACTTGGAGAGCTTTGCTACCATTCGTGAGGTTGTTCTCTTGCGCCAGTCCACCGCTGATGATGTTGGCGTTGGTGTGATTTTGAATCGTGAGGGCGGGGCCATTGATCAGGTTGTCTTGGAAGTCTCCAATGTGGAGGGTGGGGAGGTTAGCGGTTTGGAAGGGGCTATCGGTGGAGGTGGTGTAGGGAGTGGAGGGGCGATAGTGGGTGGTGAGGCTAGGAAGGGGAGTGGCTTTGCCGAAAACGACATAACTTTCATCAGCGTTATAAGTACCAATAATTAGATCATCAAATCCATCTCCATTAATATCACCTGCTCCCCTTACCATGTACCCCGAATAATCACGTTCATTTATTCCATTCAGCCAAAAACCATTGTTACCATCCAGAGTGTCCACTTCAACCTCTCCATCATTACCTACTTGTTGTCCACCAAATACGAGATAGCTTCGTCCTGCATTATCATTGGGGTAGGTATGCGCAACAAGAAAATCATCAATTTCATCACCATTAAAATCACCTACTTCACTAACAAGATTACCTGGTTGGTGATATTGATGAACACCCCGTACTTCAACACCGCTGATCACAAAACCGTTCTCTCCATCTAAACCATAAGGTGATCGCCCAATACTCTTGACTTGACTATTTCCGAACACAACACTGCCGCCTCCATAAGAGCCAAAAAGTAAATCATCAACACCATCCGCATTGAAGTCACCTGCACCACCTATAGCAAATCCTCCAGAGAAGACAAATCCAGTGTCATCGTCAATCTCTGATAACTCGAAGCTCCCATTTTTGCCAATATCTTCATTCCCAAAAATGACATATTGACTAAAATTCTGTATATACCCAGAGTCAATCATAAAGTCGTCAATACCATCTGCATTGACATCTCCTGCCGCCCTTACAGATTGTCCGAATCCTGATTCATAGAAAAGTCCATCAATAAAAAATCCCTGATTACTATTGAGGTTACTTAGTTCAATAAGACCATCATTCGCAACATCAGAACCCCCGAAAATCAAATAGCTTCTTCCAGCTTCTCTAAGATCGCCTTGTCCAAACCCAGGTGTACCAATGAGTATGTCATCAAAACCATCATTATTCACATCTCCAGCACTACTTACAGAAAAGCCTGTCTGATCATTTTGATTGATTCCTTGTATAGCGAAGCCATTATTACTATCTAAATTTGCCAATTCAATGTTACCGCTACTACCAACATCACTGTTACCAAAAATTATGTAGCTACCACCTTTACCTTCAAATGCTTCTGGTGCTCCAATAATTAGGTCATTGATTCCATCTCCGTTCACATCTCCAGCGCTACTTACAGATGCATCAGCACTGAAATAGCCTTCGATCGTAAAGCCATTATTTCCATTGAGATCTGCTATATCAGCATTCCCACTATTGCCAATCTGATTGTTTCCAAATAGAACGTAACTTTTCCCAAATTGCTGAGACCCAAGGATTAGATCGTCAATGCCATCGTCATTCACATCACCTGCATTACTTACGGCTAATGAGCTTCCCCTGATCACAAATCCATTACTGCCATCCAAATCGCTCAAATTAAACACCGCCGGAAATGCCTCAGGCGTAACCCCGTGAGCCACATCAAACGCCACATCTACTCGTCCACTCGCAGCCCCCAACTCATCCACCGCACTGACCTGAAAACCTAACACATCATCCCCTGCCAGATTCGAGACCCACTGCAACGCATCACCAGGGCGAACCAACGTCTGCCCCACCGTCACTGCTTGGCCATTGAGTGTCAACACTCCATCGCCCACGCCCTCAATCCGGAAGCTCATCACATCCCCATTCGCATCCGTCGCATCCGAAGCCACCAACAGATCTGCATACGTGATCGTCTGCACCTGGAACTGAGTCGCTCCCGTCAAGGTATCAATTTGAGTCAACGTCGGTGCAGAATTAAACGCCGTCACCGAAACTTCGACCAAGCCGTAGGTTCCCCGATAAGCCCCACTCTTCTCAGCCAAGCTCAAATCATTCCAACGATCAGTTCCTGCATGGAATTGATGGGCAAAATCTTCCCCACCGACAAAATCCTGAGCATTATTTGGCTCCGTGCTATACCAGCGACTGTACGTTGAGGGGCTACCATCAGCCCAGGCAAAATTTCCTTCGGTTTGACCCAATACCTCGCTATCCGTCAAACCAAGCCAGAAAGTACCAGTACTGCTAAATGTATCTAAAACCCACTGCTGCTCACTCGCATCATTAATCGTGATCAAATTGCCACCGAATGATAGTGCCTGCTCCTGCGCCCCCAGCCAAGTATCCGGAGCTGTCAAAAAATAATAGTTGCCCGTATCAGCGTTGAAATAAACCGGATTCGGTGCATTAATCAAATTCGCATCACTGATTCCGGCTAACGTTTGGCTCATTTCTGAGAGCGTTGTGCCACTTTCGATCTGACTCCGCCAGCTTGTAATTTCATCAGGTGTTGCACTACGACCTAACGCCTGTTGATAAAGAGCATCGATAGTCGTTGCGACTTGATAGTTACCTTGACCATCGATCGCAGATTCAATAATGTCACGACGCAAACTGTCAATCGATTCTCCGGCATCAAAACGAGCCTGCCAATCTTCAAATAAAGAGACATCCCGACCGATCGCATCTCGTGCAATTTGGTTAATGGGGTGCAACTCCTCAATCCAGACTTGCCCCGTGCGATGTAGCCCCAAGTCATACGCCCCCGTATCCTTGAGCGTAATGGTGACATCCTCAAGACCATCCGCCTCAAAGTCACCCAAGGGGTTAATCCCCACTGTGGCAATAAGCTGACCCGCCTCAAATGTCACCGAGCCAGACAACGCCTTGAAATCAGTACCATTGATTGCACTCCCACCCACGGTATATTCCACCGTCAAAGCTTGGGAAATATCCCCCACACGAGTAAAGATGACCTGACCCGAATTACCATCCTCATCTGCACCGTAGTCCGTGACCTCCACATTGACAATCGGCTTGGCGAGCTGGTCTGGATCAATCTCAATCAAACCCGTAAGCGAGTGTCCCATCTGGGCAACAACATCATTCCAAAGCCCACGTTCGCGAATGGGGGTGCTACCCGTGGGGATATAGACAACCGTACCCACCGGAATAGCGTACTGTGTGCCATCCGCATAGCTTGAACCATCCGCTTTTTGGATTTCACCCCAACGGAAGCCAGACCCAAGATATTGCTGCGCAATACTCCACAGCGAGTCACCAGGCTGGAATCTGTAAGACTGTCGGGTTTGTTGCGAACCATTGGTTAGCTCAGCCGTAACGAATTCACTGAAATCCTCTCTTACACCACCGATCAGAACATTATTAGGTTCTCCCGATCGCCAATTACTAAAACTAACTGCCTCACCATTGACCCATTGGAAACTCCCCTCCGATGCACCGTAGAACTCACTATCGGTCATCCCCAACCAAAATGTTGTGTCTCGGAAGGTGTTCACTAACCAATCACTTTCGGCTTGGTCATTAATCGTCACCAAATTGCCGCCGAGGGCTTCAGCTTGCGCTTGCGCCCCATGCCAACTGTCGATTTCACTCACTACATATTGATGACCATTAGCGGGGTTGATCTGGACAAACGGGCCATAATTCCACTGGCGAGTGCTGTTAGCAATAGTCGCTGTGCTACTCGCTTGGCTACCCACTACATAGCCAGTACCATTGGCTAAACTGATCACCACCGATTCATCACCTTCCGTGAAGTCGGTGTCATAGAAGGCCGAAACCCCAAATGTTGCACCCTTCTCCCCTGCGGCGATCAACACTGATCCGGTTAGCGGTAGATCACTGCCATCTACCCCCGCACCACTCAGAGAATAATTCACTGTTAAGTCTTGGCTGGTGTCTCCATCCCGTTCCACATAGAACACCGCCGCATCCCCATCTTCCGAAGCGATCTGATCCAACGCTTGTAAGGTCACTTCTGCTGAGGGAGGCTCAGGATCATTATCTGCAATGTTGATGGTATGAGCCGCCAGCACATTACTGGTGACATATCCTGCACCTGCTGCCAACTCAACAATCAGTGTCTCAGTTCCCTCATAAATCGAGTCATCGGTCGGCTGTACTGTGATGAACCGTGAGACCTCACCCGCCGCAAACGTGATTGAGTTCGGTAAATCATAATCTTGACCATTCTCAGCCGTGCCAGAGAGCGTGTAATTCACAGTCAAGGGCTGTGAAAGATCACCTCCGGAGCGAATAACCGTAAATGACCCTTCTGCCCCATCTTCAGAAGCAGCAAATGCACCGGGGGTGAGCATTACTTCCGCAGGTGGAAGCTCGGTTACTGCTGCTGTGATATTTATCGGTACAGCATCATCCTGCCCATCACTAGCAATAATCGTAAATGCAGGAATGCTGTTCCCCACTGCATCCGGTGTCCATTCCAGCGTTTGACCAGGACTCAACTCAATCGTCCCAGCCACAACCTGACCATTCTGGGTTAGGCTGCCGGACTGTAAAGCATCGACCGTAAAGGTGATAGCATCACCTTCAACATCCGTTGCACCCGTCACATTGACTAAATCTTGATAAGAAATGGTGAATGGCTGGCCCAGGGTTAACCCAGTGAGTAAGCCATCAGTCAAACGAGGTGCATCGTTCACTGCAATGCCGTTGAGTTCAATGACATCTGCGATCGGCGTAGCAATCCGACCATCATCGGCTGAGATTTGCAGTTGAACTGTGCCATTGAAATCGGTGGCGGGGGTGAATTGGAGATCTTGCAGAGCAGCTTCAACTTCTGCGGGTGTGCCGTTAAACTCCCAAACGCCTGCTGCCTCTGAAGTCTTACCACCGCCGGTGAGTACACCAACCCCATCAGGCACAGTGATCAGCACGGAGAGATTATCACCATTCGCATCGGTGACGACAATATCAGTCAGTGTAAGGGGTTGATCTTCTGTATAGGTTAGGGGTTGGGGAACGTTGAGGACTGGTGGGGTGTTGACCGTGGGATCAGTGCCATAAACCTGAAACTGCCACGAATCCAGATGCCCCTGATATGGTAGGGAAGAGGTATCTAGATAGTCTGTTTTATCCCGGATTGTTACCGTCCAAGTTCCCTGCGAGGATACTCCCCAATGTCGTAGAGATGAGAAAGTCCAATTCAGTGCTGTTGCTTGCACTTGCGGGTCACTATACCGACCGTAAACCTTATCGTTACTGTGGGGCTTCGCCAAAATCGACTCAACGCCATCTGGAGATTTCAACACGATTTCTAAATCTCCACGATAAGAATGCTTGCCACGGAGAATTAGCTCTACGGATTCGATCTGAACGTTCTCATCAACATTAATGTCAAATTCCAAGACATTAGGGATAGGATTACTTCCTGTGTACCCCTCATTCTTAATTCTTCCCTGTGGGAACCCAAGAATGTCTTCTACAGGTTGTGATAAAGATATCTCAGTTGGTAATGAAACCCATGTTTTGGCAGCATTCACTGCTGCTGCTGCGTCAATAATGCCAAAACCGTACTCGTGACTATGGCTGATTGTGGCACTGCCAATGATCTGCTCAGGAGTCCAGTCTGAAGCAAGGTTATCTCGCTGTGCAGTTGTGATCAGAATATGCTGCACATCCCGCCAAGTCAGGTCTGGGTTAACCTCCAACATAAGAGCAACAACACCTGAAACAAACGGCGCTGCCGCAGAAGTACCGTTGAAGTCATGGATATAATCGCCATGACCTCCTGTTGTAGTGATGTCATCGGAGTAGGCTGTCACCATCAACGAAGCACCAGGATTGCTATAGTCTGTCACTGTGTTACCGCTGTTGACTGCCCCGACTGAAATTGTGGCACGGTGATTTGCTAGAGAGCTATAGTCAGTGCGATCGCCCAACTCAGCATCGTTGCCCCCAGCAAACACGTAAATATTGCCTTTGCCTTGCCGACCCGCCAAAACTGCATTATCAATGGCGTTCTCCCACAAGGGGTCAGTCGGTGGCAAACCAATCACACCACTATTGGTGTTGAGCTTTGGTCCAAAGAAACCCCAACCCCAACTATTTTGATAAATATCGATTGCATCCGTCCTGTGGGACAGAACATCTGCAATTTCAATTTGATTTGTGCCATTCGCACCAAATCGGAGAGCTGCCCATTGGGCTTCTGGCGCAACACCTGACCCATCGTCTGCTGTTGTTGTGTTGGTTGCGTGAGATGAATCAGCACCTCCTGCAACAATGCCTGCAACATTAGTACCATGCTCATTGAACATGGAAACTTCAACCGATAGTTCTTCAAACCAGCCCGTTACACTACCGTTTCCATCGGCATCATTATTGGAAATCGCCAGCGCCCAACTTTTGTGATTACGCCAATTCCATGCTCCATTGACATGAGCATCAATATCGTTGGAAGTGAAAGAGTATTCCAACTGACCAGAAGCTCCTTCGACAAGGCTGATGATTCGCTTGGTCGGATCTTCAGGTAGACCTTGCTTATTCAGCGGCAAAAGATGAAAGTCTAGTTCATCGACTTCAGCATGGTCTAACTTGAAACCAACATCAAAATCCTGAATTACACCGTGAAACGTCTCAAATGGGATAGGAATAAAATTGAAAGAGCTTTGAGTCCAGTAGAATTCATTTAAAGTGGGGTCATGGAATGTAGCATTAAGCGGTGTGTCAAAGATTTCAAGACCATTAACCAGACCAGAGCCAGTGATAAAGCTGGAGACATCTCCATCACCTTCATCAAAATCCCAGCTGAGATCAGCATTTGGATTTAAGTTTCCTTCAAAGTTATCTGCCAAGTCCAAATGGTCTATGGCAAATCCAATATCTGTCACACCAACGGTCACACCAGAACCATAAATTGGATTTTGGGGATCGCCATGCCAAGCTGCGTCTAAATTACCTTGAATTAGATGCCACTGGCTGCCGTCTTGGAATAGTGGCTGGTTAGTGGGTGAGTAAACATCCAGCTTAAAATCAATCAATGGGTAAGCGTACTCAATAAACGCTTGG
Coding sequences within:
- a CDS encoding S8 family serine peptidase; translated protein: MDYLYDGGAFQFEMGLFSLEGMDIRQSHTAEFQAEATRRVLSESDLGQTVISDRTQGAKYSGQLRDDFNAGEYIGPKTLELTPGQQFGILLTPRYTIADLQQGKGKPIFSFDQPALVDITGQGHTFGFEDLDPNGTKYDGDFNDAIFQIRGATTTAPTLADSNLSWWDHKPQAQEFFDLIDQDSQVNTYSDRFFNPTENFRLIGRADSPELIESVAVWVRNRHSGDWEVVQEITDFDEAGRFKFEQDALFPAGNYEVKTITQYQSGLSEIGETRDFTVLSLPAGEELSDRAKEALATASNLEQYNSSLLESRQDWIVSVRYGQDANQLADLIGAENQGVIGHISNTYRWTLTNQQDLAELQEWFGSQAFIEYAYPLIDFKLDVYSPTNQPLFQDGSQWHLIQGNLDAAWHGDPQNPIYGSGVTVGVTDIGFAIDHLDLADNFEGNLNPNADLSWDFDEGDGDVSSFITGSGLVNGLEIFDTPLNATFHDPTLNEFYWTQSSFNFIPIPFETFHGVIQDFDVGFKLDHAEVDELDFHLLPLNKQGLPEDPTKRIISLVEGASGQLEYSFTSNDIDAHVNGAWNWRNHKSWALAISNNDADGNGSVTGWFEELSVEVSMFNEHGTNVAGIVAGGADSSHATNTTTADDGSGVAPEAQWAALRFGANGTNQIEIADVLSHRTDAIDIYQNSWGWGFFGPKLNTNSGVIGLPPTDPLWENAIDNAVLAGRQGKGNIYVFAGGNDAELGDRTDYSSLANHRATISVGAVNSGNTVTDYSNPGASLMVTAYSDDITTTGGHGDYIHDFNGTSAAAPFVSGVVALMLEVNPDLTWRDVQHILITTAQRDNLASDWTPEQIIGSATISHSHEYGFGIIDAAAAVNAAKTWVSLPTEISLSQPVEDILGFPQGRIKNEGYTGSNPIPNVLEFDINVDENVQIESVELILRGKHSYRGDLEIVLKSPDGVESILAKPHSNDKVYGRYSDPQVQATALNWTFSSLRHWGVSSQGTWTVTIRDKTDYLDTSSLPYQGHLDSWQFQVYGTDPTVNTPPVLNVPQPLTYTEDQPLTLTDIVVTDANGDNLSVLITVPDGVGVLTGGGKTSEAAGVWEFNGTPAEVEAALQDLQFTPATDFNGTVQLQISADDGRIATPIADVIELNGIAVNDAPRLTDGLLTGLTLGQPFTISYQDLVNVTGATDVEGDAITFTVDALQSGSLTQNGQVVAGTIELSPGQTLEWTPDAVGNSIPAFTIIASDGQDDAVPINITAAVTELPPAEVMLTPGAFAASEDGAEGSFTVIRSGGDLSQPLTVNYTLSGTAENGQDYDLPNSITFAAGEVSRFITVQPTDDSIYEGTETLIVELAAGAGYVTSNVLAAHTINIADNDPEPPSAEVTLQALDQIASEDGDAAVFYVERDGDTSQDLTVNYSLSGAGVDGSDLPLTGSVLIAAGEKGATFGVSAFYDTDFTEGDESVVISLANGTGYVVGSQASSTATIANSTRQWNYGPFVQINPANGHQYVVSEIDSWHGAQAQAEALGGNLVTINDQAESDWLVNTFRDTTFWLGMTDSEFYGASEGSFQWVNGEAVSFSNWRSGEPNNVLIGGVREDFSEFVTAELTNGSQQTRQSYRFQPGDSLWSIAQQYLGSGFRWGEIQKADGSSYADGTQYAIPVGTVVYIPTGSTPIRERGLWNDVVAQMGHSLTGLIEIDPDQLAKPIVNVEVTDYGADEDGNSGQVIFTRVGDISQALTVEYTVGGSAINGTDFKALSGSVTFEAGQLIATVGINPLGDFEADGLEDVTITLKDTGAYDLGLHRTGQVWIEELHPINQIARDAIGRDVSLFEDWQARFDAGESIDSLRRDIIESAIDGQGNYQVATTIDALYQQALGRSATPDEITSWRSQIESGTTLSEMSQTLAGISDANLINAPNPVYFNADTGNYYFLTAPDTWLGAQEQALSFGGNLITINDASEQQWVLDTFSSTGTFWLGLTDSEVLGQTEGNFAWADGSPSTYSRWYSTEPNNAQDFVGGEDFAHQFHAGTDRWNDLSLAEKSGAYRGTYGLVEVSVTAFNSAPTLTQIDTLTGATQFQVQTITYADLLVASDATDANGDVMSFRIEGVGDGVLTLNGQAVTVGQTLVRPGDALQWVSNLAGDDVLGFQVSAVDELGAASGRVDVAFDVAHGVTPEAFPAVFNLSDLDGSNGFVIRGSSLAVSNAGDVNDDGIDDLILGSQQFGKSYVLFGNNQIGNSGNADIADLNGNNGFTIEGYFSADASVSSAGDVNGDGINDLIIGAPEAFEGKGGSYIIFGNSDVGSSGNIELANLDSNNGFAIQGINQNDQTGFSVSSAGDVNNDGFDDILIGTPGFGQGDLREAGRSYLIFGGSDVANDGLIELSNLNSNQGFFIDGLFYESGFGQSVRAAGDVNADGIDDFMIDSGYIQNFSQYVIFGNEDIGKNGSFELSEIDDDTGFVFSGGFAIGGAGDFNADGVDDLLFGSYGGGSVVFGNSQVKSIGRSPYGLDGENGFVISGVEVRGVHQYHQPGNLVSEVGDFNGDEIDDFLVAHTYPNDNAGRSYLVFGGQQVGNDGEVEVDTLDGNNGFWLNGINERDYSGYMVRGAGDINGDGFDDLIIGTYNADESYVVFGKATPLPSLTTHYRPSTPYTTSTDSPFQTANLPTLHIGDFQDNLINGPALTIQNHTNANIISGGLAQENNLTNGSKALQVNSTDLTLEFAQDFTHVGLVITDIDPSSTATIEAFDRQGVSLGQSDAQTFTNAADEFLGISNNKGIASVKISTNDANGWEVDHIQYG